The Cryptomeria japonica chromosome 6, Sugi_1.0, whole genome shotgun sequence genomic interval AACTTTATGATTGAGCTTAACTTGTGTTGCATGAATTGCATGTGTCATGTATGGGTGGATTGGAATTAGATCCCATTAGATTTTATTGACAAACTATGAGCAATGGTTGCTTATGTTCCAACTCTCTCCAATTTCTTTTCATTCATTTCACCTCTTTTGAGGTCATTGCATACAGTTTGAAATCATGATTATGAAAGTCTAGAAGATGGTATTTGAGGCAATTATGCAACATGTTTCCATTAGTTTCATTGCAATATGTTTTTAAGTTTGAAATCATGATTATGAATGTCTAGAAGATGGTATTTGAGGCAATTATGCAACATGTTTCCATTAGTTTCATTGCAATATGTTTTTAAGTAAGGTCGTGACTTCTAGGTGGGTTTAGTTCCAATGGGATGACTTCCACTTGTCGAATCTAATTGTGATGTAGACAAGTAGAGTCAAAACTTCATGTAGATCTAAATGACATTGTATATTACGtacaatatgaaaaaaaaaacaaaaaaaagtttcAAATAAATATCATAATTTGAACATAAATTTTACATATCATCATATAAAATTTAAATGTATAAAGGTAATATAGTAATTGAATTAatgaatttgacaaaaaaaaaacatcctTCAACCTAATCTTTATATTTGAATTAATGTATATCATTCAAATTTTAATCAACAAATAAATTCATAAATTGAATCAATTTAATGGAATactatatatattaaaaaagaaaatatgttttatgtgCATGGGTGAAAAAAATGAATTAACTTCCATCTTTTTCAAATCCCCTAAAAAAGTCTTTACAATTTGCTATAAAATTCTCTAATTTTGTTGTGTGTTTGACATGGGTTAATAGATATTTTAAAGGTTAAAATGATGTTTTCTTATGTTTGTTGTGTGCGATAAGTTAATTGATGAAGTATATTGATaagcatcaaaattttcataaaacTCAATTTTGAAATCCCACAAGTTAACATTTCAATCACTTGATGGAAAAAAAACAAACTTGCAAGTACTCAATGAGTTCACATGAGTGTTTAAATTAAGTTATCAATGTGTTATAAAATAAAGTTATGTAAGTACatattaagttgttgagaaacaaCTTAATTATACCAAATGCATTCCCTATATGAAGTAAACCACTTACTTTGTGAAATCAACATTCAAAACTGAGAAGGATGTAAAACTATAGAATTGATCTCAAACATATACAAGAAATCTTctatgataaaaaaattaaaaaatatatattttaatactgTTAATTATTAAAAGAATATTcataaaagaaaaaatctaataAGAATTTTTTGTCAATATTATTTCTTTTTACTAAGACATTCTATCTTGTTTTCtaagtttctaaaaagaaaaagaaaaaattaaaataaatatttttttaagtttctaCAAAGGAAAAAATATTAAAAGAGTAATTAGCtttattccaattcatcttctCGTTTTtcttttaatgattaattttcattaagtgaaatttattttatttctgtgtctttttatgaaattacaaataataattaaaaattattaaaattaattattataattatttgtcttatcaaAATGTTAGTTATTGTCGAATActcatattttaaataaaaatatttctttaattactattttttttgatgagaatattttaatgttatctttttttattagatattctattttttttgatttattttaattctacttttttttcaagattttttttttttttttgatcgataacataTAGTATTATATTGCTTTGAAAGAGAAGTATTACAAATGAGGGGCAGAAAAACAATCTGTGAGTCCAAGGGGTCACGCCCCAACTACAAAAAACCCAAGCTTCTACTTACTAAGACCCATAGTCACAAAAAGGGTCGCTTACGAATACAAAAAGGACCACACCACTAACCCCAGCTAGCCCAGCCTAACTACGAAAGCATCCCAAAGCTTCCTCTCTTGAGAAATTGGGAACACCCCTATTGGACCCAACCACCTGCTACTCACCCCCACCACCAGGCACCGTTTCAGGGCTTCCTCCACACAACGACCCACGCTCCACCACCTTCTTTGGTTTCTTTGGGAGCTGATGCCGAACCAGAGGCCTCCCATTCTCGTCCAGGGGGGCCTCAGACCGAATGGGAGTCACCTTCCTGCGGATGTTGAAACGCTCAGTCGGCCCCAACTGGCGAACAAAGTTCACAGTCTCCGCCCAACCATTTCTTGCATCCTCCACCTGCGCAGCAACTGGTCGAGAAGCAGACCAAACTACAAAAGGCTACAATTCCCCAACCTCCACGCCAATCCTCCTGCTCGGGCCCTTCGCCATTCTCAACCCCACACCAATCTCAGAACGGGCCACCACATCCTGCAAGCCTCCTGAACATTTGGGTCGTAAAACCAGTGAAGAGATCCGCTGCACTTCCTCCTTCGACTTCCCCACCTGCAAGGCCAAAGTAGTAAATAGAGACGAGATGTCAAGATTTGTTATGGGTTGCCAGTCCTGAGAAAGAAATTCCTCTCCCAACAGGAGCCGAATTGCCCTCCAGAAGACATCTCTGTACACTCTGAAAATGTTCGAAAGCCCAATGCTCAAAATCAGCCCTCAAAAAGCAGGCAGTTGTCCGTCCGACTCCAATGAAAAATTCGACTCCATTCTATCTCTCCGCTACACAGAAATCAACCCTGAGCACTCCGTCAAAACCAAGCTTTCCCACAAAATGCCAGGAATCAACACACAAGGGACTTAAAGGCTGCCTCCATCTCTTGTCATGAAAGCATCACACGCTTCACGTTACTCCCAACATCATCGCTAGTCACTCCCTCCGCACACCTCCATCATCAACCAACACTTCGAGGCCACTTGCAACAAGATTGAAGAACACACACCATGAGGGACTTAAATTCCCACAGTGCTAAGGTTGCGAGTGGTCACAACAATTCGAACTTGGGTTCACTTTTCCAAAGCCATCAACTCGAGTCTTACTCAAGAAGACTACAATCTTTAAAGTCCTCAAACATGCTAAACAAATTTTCCAAGGAACCATTTTCTCCCACATTAGAAAGTTTGTCAGCTTCCGAATTAGCCTCCCTCAGGACATTGGtaattttaaaatcttcaaaattgTTCAGTAGCAATTGCATCCTATGCACCTGCTTATCTAGAAACCATGCTTCCAATTTCCCTCGCACAATCCCATTCACCACTacttgagaatcaccttctaaatgaAGTTTCTTGACTCCCAACTTCCCAGCCATAAGTATTGCTTCCACCGCAGCTTGACATTCGGCAACATTGTTCAATCCATCCACCAATCGCTTGGCCGCAATGGCTAGAATGTTGCCATGATCATCTCGAGCAATCACCCCAACACTCGAGGGCCCTAGATTGCCCCTCGATGCTTCGtcaaaattaatcttaatccacccCTTCTCAGGTGGAGTCCACTTTGGGGTTGGATTGCCCTTACTCTGAAGCTTAGCCCTCAGCAGCCCATTAACAGGCCTGAATTTGACAAGAGGCCAATTCAACAAAAAATTAGCATCTGCTTGTGAGAAAGGAGTCTTGGCTAGATTCACATTAGAGGCAACATTCGTAATCAGTTCTGAGATGGCCCTCTCTAGTCTAGTAAAAAATCGCTCACAATTTTCCGCTCTACCATCAAACACTCTCCGGTTTCGCTCCTTCCAAAGTTCCCATAACACGGTAGAGGGCAAGATCTTCCAAATAGCAGCAAAGATGGAATTTTTACCCAAACTTGGCCAAGATTCTGGCCTTTCACTAAATTTCCCGGCCATGGGGCCCATCCAATTCAATCTCTGCAACCCGAAAAGCCACGCCTTCTGAGCAAATTCGCAATTTAGCAAAAGATGATCCACATCCTCCTCAGCCTTTTCACATAGAACACAGCGAAAAGGACCTGCAAACCCCATTTTCATCAGGCAATCTCCAGAAAGAATCTGCTTATTGCCAGCCAGCCACGCAAAGGCTCCAGCTTTCAGAAGGCACACATTGTTCCAACAAATCTAAGATTCCCATTCCTTCGTCTTGGGATCCCTTTCCAAAAGGGTGATCCCCACTTTCACCAAGTAACAACCATTCTTCGACCCGCACCAAATAATTTCATCCTCCTCCTTTGAGAAAGAAACCTCACGGTTACCCATGATCTTGCGCAGATACCTTTCCTCCGCTTCGCCCAAATTTAAATCCCAAGGGTCTTTCCAGCTCCTTATCTGCCCCGGCAGGGGCGTATCATTCGACAAAAAATCGCACACCTTAGAGCCCCAAACCTGTCCAATCTTTAAAACTGTCTACTGAAGAGCCTGGGATTCTAGAGATGGATGTCCATCCCAAGAATCCTGCCAAAAGTTCGCCTTACGCCCATCACCAATACGCCAAGAAATGTGATTTGTTATCAGGCTTCTACAACTCACCAAAAAATTCCTCAAAGTTGACCCTCTTGGGGGATCTCTCACTGTTAGGATCCTTTCCTTTTCCTTGCTATCCAAATACTTAGCTTGTAAAATTCTGACCCATCTTTGTTCTGGTTTACTACACATTTGCCAAACCAACTTAGCCCCCATGGCCTCATTAATAATCTTCCAATCACGGAGTCCCGCCCCTCCCCCACCTTTGGGTTTACAAACTCTATCCCAAGCCATGAGAGAAACTTTATTCTGATCCTGACTACCATTCCACAAAAACTTCCTCATCTTCTGCTGCATATTCTTGATGATAGAGGCTGGTAGTTTGAAGCAAGCCATTGGGAAAATAGGCATAGCCGAAACAACTGTCTTCAGCATTAGGATATGCCCAGCAAAAGAAAGCCACTTACTCTTCTAGCCCTCCATCTTAGCTTTACAACCATCAAGCAACCCTTTCCACATTTCCGACTTTCCTGCTCCAGCAAAGAGCGACATGCCAAGGAACTTACTAGGGAGTTGACCAATCTTTATCCTGAACACTCTAGCAATAGCTCTTTGTGACCAACCTTCCGTATGAAAGAAAAAAACCTCTGATTTGAGCCAGTTTATCTCCTGACCAGTCGCTCCCGAGAATCTATCCAAGAATTTCTTCATGACCGAGGCCTCACGCATAGAAGCAACACCGAAAAGAcaagtgtcatccacaaactgagaATGAGTTGTGGGGACAACCCTTTGAGCAATCTCAATACCCTTCCACAACCCTTGATCTCTCTTACTAGCAATCGATTGCCCAAGAACTTCAACCATCAAAATGAAGAGAAAGGGGGATATTGGATCCCCTTGCCGAATACCCCTAGACGTTGAAAAGAAGCCATGAGGGCTGCCATTAACTAAAACCGAAGTTGAGAACTGCATAATCATATTGGAAATCCACTTAATCCAGGACTTACCAAAACCAAATCTTTCCAACACAGCCACAAGAAAAGACctgtccaccctatcataggctttccgGATATCAAGCTTTAAAATCATTCTCCTTTGTCTACCCTTCATTGCCGTATGAATAGCTTCATGGGCTACAATCACCCCATCCACAATATTCCTTCCAGGGGTAAAACCACTTTGCTCACAGGAGATCAACTTATCAAGAATTAACTTAAGCCTATTGGCAACAACTTTAGAAATGATTTTGTAGATGGTGTTGCACAATGAAATAGGACGAAACTCCTCCATCCCAACCGACTTGGCCTTTTTAGGAATGAGCGCCACCATCGTACAGTTGAATTCCTTCAAAACAAAGCCTATGGATCTAGACTCTTCAACCATTGCAAGCAGCTCTTCTCCAAGCACCTCCTAGAAGGATTGGAAAAAGAACGCTTGAAACCCATTTGGGCCTGGTGCCTTCTCCCCACCCAACCCAAACACCGCGGCTTTAACTTCCTTCAGTGAAACAGGCTCCTCCAGCATGGAGTTGTCCTCCCTAGAAACTAAAGGAGGGATCAGCTCCAGAAGCTCCACTTGAACCCCCAGCTGGGCTATCCCATTCTTCTTCCACAAATTTTCAAAGAAACTCACAACCTCTTTACCTATACTATCTGGGTCTTCAACAACCGAACCATCCTCAAGcctcaaagaaagaattttgttaaGACTTCACCTCGCTTTCACCGAActatgaaagaattttgtatttctgTCACCCTCTTTCAGCCAATTAACACACAACTTCTATTTCCAATAGATCTCCTctctttgcaaaatttctccatacCTACTAAGAAGGTCTTTTTTCGTCAGGAAATCCACTTCATCCATTCCATCTGCCATGACTTTAGCATTCAAGGCCCCCAGATCACCTTCTAGTCTTCTCTTCTCATCAAAAATATTACCAAAcacctccctattccaagattttgAATTCTGCTTCACATAGCTAAGCTTTTTGAAAAATTGATAGGCCAGAAACCCTTCCACCACTGGGGCTTCTTTCCACCACCCCACTACCAACTCTTTAAAACTCGGTTCCCTAAACCACATCTTTTCCATCTTGAAGGGACATCGAATTGGCACAACATCATTCTGCACAACCAAGGAGACCAGAAAATGGTTTGACCCTGAGATGGCAAGTACCTCAGCCTAAAAAACAACAGGGGCAACACTCCAATCTCCATCTATCCAATTTCTCAGCAATATTGGAAAAACCTCTACGCCTATTAGTCCAAGTAAAACCCCCTCCTTTAGCAACCACTTCTAGAAGAGCATTGTCATTAACAAAGGATTGGAAATCCAAATGTGACTGACTCAATCTCCTCACCCCTCCACGCTTCTCAGAGGAAGAGAGGGTGGCATTGAAATCTCCAGCCACGATGGCTAGAAGGGGCCTCACTTCCTCAAGGCGCCTGGAGACCTCCTCCCATAATCTACACTTCTCTATAGCCAAAGTCGGCCCATAGACATTAACAAGAAAGCAAGAGAAATTCACAGTCTTCGAAATCACCTTAACCATCTGCCAATTCTTAGAGCTTGACACAACTTCCACATGAACAACCAACGGGTTCCACAGAATGTCCAAACCACTTGACACCCCATCTAAATCCACAAAGTGACCAAACCATTTCTGCCTAACCCCAAAGATGCAAGCAACAACATCATGACCCAACTTAGTTTCTTGAATACAAATTACTTCCGGCTTGGCCTGGTCAAAACCTCTTTTGACCAGACaatgcttgttaggggcattgtaGCCCCTGACATTCTAGGTTAGGAACTTCATTGCTGCCCAGGAGAGAATAAGTCTATCCCGGATCTCAGAAGCCTTGTCTAGCCCTTCATGTTGCCTGCTTCCTCAAGCATTTTCTGTCTATTCTTTCTTCCTCTCAAATTTCCTTTAGACTTAGGGGGGTTTAAATTAGACTGTTTGATGGCCCTAACTTCTGACTCCCCTACTTTTGCCAACAGTCCCAGAGAATCGTCACTTAAACCTTCCTCCTCCTTAGACTCCAACTCTCATGTAGCTCCATTGCCCTTGCTCGGGGACATGTGAATGTCCTTGTATCTGATTAAATTTCCTTTTGCATTCTCACTAGAGTCCTCAACCACTACCAGTAACTTTGCACTTTCACCCATCTCCTGATGCTTCAACCCATCCGCCGAGGTGTTGTAGAATCTATGCTGAGATGGATACCCTCCCCCTATATCGCTTTCCTTTTCAACAGGCCCAACACCTATCTCCAACTGCTTCCCTACAATTTGAGAAACACCATCCCATCCACTGCCCTTACACACTTGATCCTCTTTTTCTTCTCCCAAACTACATCCTTGCCTGTGAGAGACCTCAACAACCTGTTCGTGCAATCCACCCGCCACCAGCGCAATGGACTTATCTCCATCCAACACAGAGGCCTGGAGCAGCTTCTCCTGACCTGGGTTGGAGTCAAAAAGTTCTTCCACCCCTACTTGCAAATCTGAGCAAAGGCGGATGACCTCATCGCTTGCAGCCTCCGATACAAAACTCGGATTGATCATTCCCAAGCTCTGATCTGCAACTGCACCAACTAATAGCTTCTCCTCCAAAGCACGATCTACCTTTCCTTTAACCTTTTGACCTGACAAACAGTCTCGATCCTCATGGCCCCATTCTTTACAAATCTTGCACTTGACTATGatttccttgatttctatatcTTGTCTCCATACTCCTTCtggagacctcatttcaacaaccTTTGGTATCCCAAGATGCGGCTTCCACATGACATAGATCCGTGCATACATGCATGAACTGAGCTTATCAACCGCTTCATCTGACTTGATAAATCTCCCTATTTTCTCCCCTACACTCTTAAAGATTTCCTCCTTCCAATACTCATGAGGGAGATTGTACAGTCTTATCCACACAGGGATTTCCTCAATAGTAGCTTGTCTTGGGTCGAAATTAGGGGTCCAATCCCTTATATAAAATCCAACTCCTGACATCAAATACAACCCCGAGTCCATCAAAGCAGTCTTCTCCTTAGTCGAGCCAGCAATGATAAGAGAAAACCCATTAGTAAGAGTTTTTATCTCAAAGTGGTTACCCCATTCTTCATTGACCCAGTTTCTCACTCTGGGAAAAGCTGGCCATTCACCTCCCCATTTCATGAAGAAGGCTCTTTCGCGCAGAAAAAGTACCGATTCCTTCCAGGCCTCCAATTCAATGCAGATACTTACGGACCTATTCTCAGTCGTTGTCGTTATCCCACCCAGAGAGGGGTCTTTCAGGGGGCGCTAGAGTTTCTTCTTTATCCTTTCCTCCGACTGCTGTTTGGTCCATTTCGGGAAGTTCAGATACCTTGAATGGCCCCATTTGGCTTTATCGTGCTCAAAAGGAAAACAGTTAGTCCCCCTATTGCGAGCCTCCCTCCGACTCCTTCCCGACTCTTGTCAATGCCACTGGTTTGAACGCGGAGGACACCATGGCCGCCGATACACCCTCTGTCCAAAGTCCTGATCCCATCCCCGCACTTGAGCCACACCTCCACCTGGAAACCCTAGCATCCTCAAATTTGTCTCCATCCCTCTCGttcaagattatttatttattaagttaaatttaattttaattatttatgtctttttatggAATTACAAATACTAATTAAAAGATGTTAGAATTAATCTGTattttttgtcttattaaaattgtttattgtagagtaattaaatatttataatttattttgaattatataataaaataaattctgacttaaaacctaaattaaacGTTTAGAACAAGAGAGCAACCAACTATTAATTAGTCATTTCATACCAATAATTTAGGGATAGTTGCATCCTCAAAGCGTTATACTGAGGGTaacatgtcatttgattattatcttcATCTATATCTCTCTTCAAAcgatctatatctccttacctctccctatatctctctcatTTCCCC includes:
- the LOC131876475 gene encoding uncharacterized protein LOC131876475, yielding MVKVISKTVNFSCFLVNVYGPTLAIEKCRLWEEVSRRLEEVRPLLAIVAGDFNATLSSSEKRGGVRRLSQSHLDFQSFVNDNALLEVVAKGGGFTWTNRRRGSNHFLVSLVVQNDVVPIRCPFKMEKMWFREPSFKELVVGWWKEAPVVEGFLAYQFFKKLSYVKQNSKSWNREVFGNIFDEKRRLEGDLGALNAKVMADGMDEVDFLTKKDLLSRLEDGSVVEDPDSIGKEVVSFFENLWKKNGIAQLGVQVELLELIPPLVSREDNSMLEEPVSLKEVKAAVFGLGGEKAPGPNGFQAFFFQSF